The Methanomassiliicoccus luminyensis B10 genome includes a window with the following:
- a CDS encoding ABC transporter ATP-binding protein, with amino-acid sequence MTVVVQARDLVKQFGSFTAVDHIEFRIEQGEIFGFLGPNGAGKSTTMRMIQCVSPITSGCLDVLGMDARTRSREIKGRIGVAPQETNLDPDFSVLNNLVTFARYYRIPKVQAMTRSRELLEFMQLTEKADEQIENLSGGMKRRLIVARALINDPDLVILDEPTTGLDPQARHLIWEKIRELKKRGTTIILSTHYMDEAEQLCDRLVIMEDGRFLVEGRPKELIREAVGPCVMEVIDPEGTLAEEYLRSRGEHIERSADRIYVYADNCQLVQKDFRAQLPDVYSTVRPATLEDVFLKLTGRRLRE; translated from the coding sequence ATGACCGTTGTGGTTCAGGCCAGGGACCTGGTGAAGCAGTTCGGTTCGTTCACGGCCGTGGACCACATCGAGTTCCGCATCGAGCAGGGCGAGATCTTCGGTTTCCTCGGTCCCAACGGTGCGGGCAAGAGCACCACCATGCGCATGATCCAGTGCGTGTCGCCCATCACCTCCGGATGCCTGGACGTACTGGGCATGGACGCGCGGACGCGGTCCCGGGAGATCAAGGGCCGCATCGGGGTGGCCCCGCAGGAGACGAACCTCGATCCCGACTTCTCCGTCCTGAACAACCTCGTCACCTTTGCCAGGTACTACCGCATCCCCAAGGTCCAGGCGATGACCAGGTCCCGGGAGCTGCTGGAGTTCATGCAGCTGACCGAGAAGGCGGACGAGCAGATCGAGAACCTGTCCGGGGGGATGAAGCGCCGCCTCATCGTGGCGAGGGCGCTGATCAACGACCCCGACCTGGTCATCCTGGACGAGCCGACCACCGGTCTCGACCCTCAGGCCCGGCACCTCATATGGGAGAAAATCAGGGAGCTGAAGAAGAGGGGCACCACCATCATCCTGTCCACGCACTACATGGACGAGGCCGAGCAGCTGTGCGACCGCCTGGTCATCATGGAGGACGGAAGGTTCCTCGTGGAGGGAAGGCCGAAGGAGCTCATCCGGGAGGCGGTGGGGCCGTGCGTCATGGAGGTCATCGACCCCGAGGGGACCCTGGCGGAAGAGTACCTGAGGTCGAGGGGAGAGCACATCGAGCGCTCGGCGGACCGCATCTACGTGTACGCCGACAACTGCCAGCTGGTGCAGAAGGACTTCCGGGCACAGCTGCCCGATGTGTATTCCACGGTGCGCCCGGCCACCCTGGAGGACGTGTTCCTGAAGCTCACCGGCCGGAGGCTGCGGGAATGA
- a CDS encoding tripartite tricarboxylate transporter permease, with protein MDLAMLLAVSYFALLGSALGTFTGVVPGIHVNTLALLLVTLSPALLPLMGSAAELLGAGRDSAVLLMLAVIVSAAVAHSFLDFVPSIFLGAPDEDEALSILPGHRLLMDGRGAEAVLAAASGSFMGATVAVALSFPLYLVLGPPLELYRVLDTIIPAVIVLALISLVMSEKGGKEASASIRVRKAERCPLTVSIVRPVPVHRQAVTLCGTAVRVPLRGRWLRNGTGEWKVRGRVPMGSVRVEGEWTVRRPRWKKRALASFLILISGLLGLTATEGRLPVVGAFLGLDHSIMFPLLTGLFGLPALILSGNARPLPPQSEAEVTEFDLRSGIVGALSGGLVGWFPGISSTTGVIIGSAFGKEGRGAQSAKRFITMVSAVGTSSTVFGLLALAIAYKGRSGAMLAAKDVLGNDGASLMSLPSPYFPMLLGAVLVSAAVSFHITIRVGERFSRKVAGRPLGRVNAVLIVAMVVLALAFCGLPGLVILAVSTLLGLVPPLLGVNRVHLTGCLLIPSLLFFMGWKDALLSFL; from the coding sequence GTGGACCTCGCTATGCTGTTGGCGGTATCGTACTTCGCCCTGCTAGGCTCGGCCCTGGGGACGTTCACCGGGGTGGTGCCGGGGATCCACGTCAACACCCTGGCCCTGCTCCTGGTGACCCTGTCGCCCGCGCTGCTCCCTCTGATGGGGAGCGCCGCCGAGCTACTGGGGGCCGGGAGAGACAGCGCGGTCCTGCTCATGCTCGCGGTCATCGTGTCCGCGGCGGTGGCGCACTCCTTCCTGGACTTCGTCCCCTCCATATTCCTGGGGGCGCCCGATGAGGACGAGGCGCTCTCCATCCTACCAGGGCACCGGCTGCTGATGGACGGGCGGGGCGCGGAGGCGGTCCTGGCCGCCGCTTCCGGCAGCTTCATGGGCGCGACGGTGGCGGTGGCGCTGTCGTTCCCCCTCTACCTGGTGCTGGGCCCTCCCCTGGAGCTGTATCGCGTCCTGGATACGATCATCCCGGCGGTCATCGTTCTCGCCCTCATCTCCCTGGTCATGTCGGAGAAGGGCGGGAAGGAGGCTAGCGCGAGCATCAGGGTGCGCAAGGCGGAAAGGTGTCCTCTCACGGTGAGCATCGTCCGCCCGGTCCCGGTGCATCGCCAGGCCGTAACGTTGTGCGGCACGGCGGTCCGCGTTCCGCTGAGGGGGCGATGGCTCCGCAACGGGACCGGGGAGTGGAAGGTGCGCGGCCGCGTTCCCATGGGGAGCGTGCGCGTGGAGGGGGAATGGACCGTCCGCCGTCCGCGGTGGAAGAAGCGGGCCCTGGCCTCGTTCCTGATCCTTATCTCCGGGCTCCTCGGCCTTACGGCCACGGAGGGCCGCCTCCCCGTGGTCGGCGCGTTCCTCGGCCTCGACCACAGCATCATGTTCCCGCTGCTCACTGGGCTGTTCGGCCTGCCCGCCCTCATCCTATCAGGCAACGCCCGGCCGCTCCCTCCCCAGTCCGAGGCGGAGGTGACGGAGTTCGACCTGCGCTCCGGGATCGTAGGGGCGCTCTCCGGCGGCCTGGTGGGGTGGTTCCCGGGGATCAGCTCCACCACCGGGGTCATCATCGGCTCCGCCTTCGGGAAAGAGGGGCGGGGAGCGCAGTCGGCGAAGAGGTTCATCACCATGGTCTCCGCCGTAGGCACCTCCTCCACGGTGTTCGGGCTGCTGGCCCTGGCCATCGCCTACAAGGGGCGCTCCGGGGCGATGCTGGCGGCGAAGGATGTCCTGGGGAACGACGGCGCCTCGCTGATGTCCCTGCCCTCGCCGTACTTCCCCATGCTCCTGGGGGCGGTGCTCGTCTCCGCGGCGGTGTCGTTCCACATCACCATACGCGTGGGCGAGCGGTTCTCCCGGAAGGTCGCCGGGAGGCCCCTGGGGCGGGTGAACGCCGTTCTCATCGTCGCCATGGTCGTCCTCGCCCTGGCGTTCTGCGGCCTCCCCGGACTGGTCATACTGGCCGTTTCGACGCTCCTCGGCCTGGTCCCTCCGCTGCTGGGGGTGAACCGGGTCCATCTCACCGGCTGCCTGCTCATCCCCTCGCTACTTTTCTTCATGGGCTGGAAGGACGCCTTGCTGTCCTTTCTTTGA
- a CDS encoding DNA polymerase domain-containing protein, which yields MKGWVLDCYADHETNRMVTWFKTNSGAERIEEEFVPRICVRAPQGRTGKLVNDLAMIGVKGVSKVRRRTGLGEEKREVLSIAVPDYSSIQPLAVTIDMWGGYRDYLLYDVDLRMDQRYFTDRKIFPMGLTELPSLRSLDSNLRIDYPIPRLRSVDLGVRAGGGSIPTFGDPIASVTVDGAEIDGPEDKVIGELQALIRKRDPDVIYTRKGDSFVLPYLQKRAEANGMELELGRDRGRRTARGKSYFTYGRILYKPPAYKLRGRVHIDRETSFIFAESGMHGLIELSRLSLITIQDLSRMSPGSAISSMQINEALRTGHVVQWKKNRPEDFKTAMALIASDRGGFIYEPKVGVHGGVWEVDFFSLYPSIMVRHNISPETMMCGCCPQSRHVVPELGYRICERRTGLIPHVLVPVLKRRRLYKDLKNKEGAKREMYEQRSKMLKWLLVTCFGYTGYRNARFGRIECHEAINAFGRDILVRSADLAGKRGFEVLHGIVDSLWLLGEGDIASYCGEVTREVGIDLQLEGRYDWIVFLPNISTGVGALNRYYGRFESGELKLRGIALRRRDTPVLVEDLQRDMLERLSEARDAASFLAAVPSSLDILDGCISKLRDGAVPVDRLILRKRISQRLEDYVQFNDSVAALRQLNDEGFELQPGQAVEYLILDPGSRSSRDRVRAAPFLEGSERYDAERYVDLALRGAGELLSPFGWAFEDLRARDEGRSKKGQQGVLPAHEEK from the coding sequence ATGAAAGGCTGGGTCCTCGACTGCTACGCGGACCACGAGACGAACCGCATGGTCACGTGGTTCAAGACCAACTCGGGAGCGGAACGCATCGAGGAAGAGTTCGTCCCCCGCATCTGCGTGCGCGCCCCCCAGGGCCGCACGGGGAAGCTGGTCAATGACCTTGCCATGATAGGTGTGAAAGGAGTGTCGAAGGTGCGCCGCCGCACCGGGCTGGGGGAGGAGAAGCGAGAAGTGCTCTCCATCGCCGTGCCCGATTACTCCAGCATCCAGCCGCTGGCGGTCACGATAGACATGTGGGGTGGCTACCGCGACTACCTGCTGTACGACGTGGACCTGCGCATGGACCAGCGATACTTCACGGACCGGAAGATCTTCCCTATGGGGCTCACGGAGCTGCCGTCCCTGCGCTCCCTCGACTCGAACCTGCGCATCGATTATCCGATACCAAGGCTGAGGTCGGTGGACCTCGGAGTCCGCGCGGGGGGCGGGAGCATCCCCACCTTCGGCGACCCCATTGCGTCGGTCACGGTGGACGGCGCCGAGATCGACGGCCCGGAGGACAAGGTCATCGGGGAGCTGCAGGCGCTCATCCGGAAGCGCGACCCCGACGTGATCTACACCCGCAAGGGGGACAGCTTCGTCCTGCCCTACCTGCAGAAGAGGGCCGAGGCCAACGGCATGGAGCTGGAGCTCGGCCGGGACCGGGGGCGGAGGACCGCCCGGGGCAAGAGCTACTTCACTTATGGCCGCATCTTGTACAAGCCCCCTGCCTACAAGCTGCGCGGCCGGGTGCACATCGACCGGGAAACTTCCTTCATCTTCGCCGAGAGCGGGATGCACGGCCTCATCGAGCTCTCCCGCCTCTCCCTCATCACGATCCAGGACCTCTCCCGCATGTCCCCTGGCAGCGCTATCAGCTCCATGCAGATCAACGAGGCCCTGCGCACCGGCCACGTCGTGCAGTGGAAGAAGAACCGCCCCGAGGACTTCAAGACCGCCATGGCCCTTATCGCCTCGGACCGCGGCGGCTTCATCTACGAGCCCAAGGTCGGGGTGCACGGGGGAGTGTGGGAGGTGGACTTCTTCTCTCTCTATCCCAGCATCATGGTCCGCCACAACATCTCCCCGGAGACGATGATGTGCGGTTGCTGCCCCCAGTCCCGCCACGTCGTGCCGGAGCTGGGCTACCGGATATGCGAGAGGCGCACCGGCCTCATCCCCCACGTGCTGGTGCCGGTGCTCAAGCGCCGCCGGCTGTACAAGGACCTGAAGAACAAGGAGGGGGCGAAGCGGGAGATGTACGAGCAGCGCTCCAAGATGCTCAAGTGGCTCCTGGTCACCTGCTTCGGCTACACCGGGTACCGCAACGCCCGGTTCGGGCGCATCGAGTGCCATGAGGCCATCAACGCGTTCGGCCGGGACATCCTGGTGCGGTCGGCCGATCTGGCGGGGAAGCGGGGCTTCGAGGTCCTGCACGGAATCGTGGACTCGCTGTGGCTTCTCGGCGAGGGGGACATCGCTTCGTACTGCGGGGAAGTGACCAGGGAGGTCGGCATCGACCTGCAGCTGGAGGGCCGCTACGACTGGATCGTGTTCCTGCCCAACATATCTACCGGGGTGGGGGCGCTGAACCGCTACTACGGCCGGTTCGAGAGCGGCGAGCTCAAGCTGCGGGGGATAGCGCTCCGCCGCAGGGACACCCCGGTGCTGGTAGAGGACCTTCAGAGGGACATGCTGGAGCGGCTGTCGGAAGCGAGGGACGCCGCGTCCTTCCTGGCCGCGGTGCCATCCTCCCTCGATATCCTCGACGGCTGCATATCGAAGCTTCGCGACGGCGCCGTGCCGGTGGACCGGCTGATCCTGCGCAAGAGAATATCCCAGCGCTTGGAGGATTATGTGCAGTTCAACGACTCCGTGGCGGCGCTGCGGCAGCTGAACGACGAAGGCTTCGAACTGCAGCCGGGGCAGGCGGTGGAGTACCTTATCCTCGACCCCGGGAGCAGGAGCTCCCGGGACCGGGTGAGGGCGGCACCGTTCCTGGAAGGGAGCGAGCGATACGATGCCGAACGCTACGTCGACCTCGCTCTCCGCGGTGCCGGCGAGCTCCTCTCTCCCTTTGGATGGGCCTTCGAGGATCTCAGGGCCAGGGACGAGGGCAGGTCAAAGAAAGGACAGCAAGGCGTCCTTCCAGCCCATGAAGAAAAGTAG
- a CDS encoding MBL fold metallo-hydrolase RNA specificity domain-containing protein has product MSERALEIRLGNGVEVLGEEEFYFDAETIGTSGTFCISHAHSDHLPKRVEGREVVCSDVTLKCIEGRTKHPLNKIDHPGVAMFDAGHMAGSRMFQAEQCGKRVLYTGDLCTRDRFGCAGAKPVKTDVLIIESTYGRPGYVFPPSEEMGRVMHDWAEDTISQGHSAAMFAYPFGKSQDLIKILDDMDPLTDQSVYNATSAISSERDPYNFRLYSEELANDPFVVVCTPWFRKSSQADCWRRNGMRTAAVSGWALDRGYRYKMRVDEAFPFSDHADFEELLAFTKACEPSVVLTHHGFDADLAREIESRLGIEARPLIKNQRSLLEF; this is encoded by the coding sequence GTGTCGGAGAGAGCTTTGGAGATCAGGCTCGGGAACGGGGTGGAGGTCCTGGGCGAGGAGGAGTTCTACTTCGACGCCGAGACCATCGGGACCTCGGGCACTTTCTGCATATCCCACGCGCACTCGGACCATCTCCCCAAAAGGGTGGAGGGGCGCGAGGTGGTCTGTTCCGATGTAACGCTCAAGTGCATCGAGGGACGGACCAAGCACCCTCTGAACAAGATAGACCATCCCGGCGTGGCGATGTTCGACGCCGGGCACATGGCCGGCTCCCGGATGTTCCAGGCGGAGCAGTGCGGGAAGAGGGTGCTGTACACCGGGGACCTGTGCACCCGCGACCGCTTCGGTTGTGCGGGAGCGAAGCCGGTGAAGACGGACGTGCTGATCATCGAGTCCACCTACGGCCGCCCCGGCTACGTGTTCCCGCCGAGCGAGGAGATGGGCAGGGTCATGCACGACTGGGCCGAGGACACCATCTCCCAGGGGCACTCGGCGGCCATGTTCGCCTACCCCTTCGGGAAATCGCAGGACCTCATCAAGATACTGGACGACATGGACCCGCTGACCGACCAGTCAGTGTACAACGCCACCTCTGCCATAAGCTCGGAGCGCGATCCATACAACTTCCGCCTGTACTCTGAAGAATTGGCTAACGATCCGTTCGTGGTGGTATGCACTCCCTGGTTCCGCAAGTCCTCGCAGGCGGACTGCTGGCGCCGCAACGGCATGAGGACCGCGGCAGTGTCCGGCTGGGCCCTGGACCGCGGGTACCGGTACAAGATGCGCGTGGATGAGGCGTTCCCGTTCTCCGACCACGCCGATTTCGAGGAGCTGCTGGCGTTCACCAAGGCCTGCGAGCCGTCCGTCGTCCTGACGCACCACGGTTTCGACGCCGACCTGGCAAGGGAGATCGAGAGCAGGCTGGGTATCGAGGCTAGGCCCCTGATCAAGAACCAGAGGTCCCTGCTGGAGTTCTGA
- a CDS encoding carboxymuconolactone decarboxylase family protein, translating to MGEYEDTLDDIRKTLGIVPGFMSALPEDVLIHDWALMKKYQWGESVIEPKHRELIGLAVAANLKCPYCQLMHLNMAKARGATDEELAELFYLASFTSRWSSMLHAQHYDLKQFEKEAAKIGDHLSNKEKVVQQVL from the coding sequence ATGGGAGAGTACGAGGACACCTTGGACGATATCAGGAAGACCCTCGGGATAGTGCCTGGTTTCATGAGCGCTCTGCCGGAGGATGTTCTGATCCACGACTGGGCATTAATGAAAAAATACCAGTGGGGCGAGTCGGTGATAGAGCCAAAGCACCGGGAGCTCATCGGGCTGGCCGTGGCCGCCAACCTGAAGTGCCCGTACTGCCAGCTGATGCATCTCAACATGGCCAAGGCCAGGGGCGCCACGGACGAGGAACTCGCGGAGCTGTTCTACCTCGCCTCCTTCACCTCGCGGTGGAGCTCGATGCTGCACGCCCAGCACTATGATTTGAAGCAGTTCGAGAAGGAGGCCGCCAAGATCGGCGATCATCTCTCGAACAAAGAGAAGGTCGTGCAACAGGTCCTTTAA
- a CDS encoding GNAT family N-acetyltransferase has translation MAIESGSVQTVRVDRKNIEEFLRLVQEFADFERLEGPNEAARLRLKRDLIADPPMAEAFLAVLDGKAIGFATVYFTYSTFLAKPTLFLEDIFVLEEHRKRGIGSKLFSFCVQEAKRRGCGRMEWTALDWNVGAHSFYERMGGKKIPWVTFRLTENDFGEAVERSQ, from the coding sequence ATGGCCATAGAGAGCGGCAGCGTCCAGACGGTCAGGGTAGACCGGAAGAACATCGAGGAGTTCCTGCGACTGGTCCAGGAGTTCGCCGACTTCGAGCGCCTGGAGGGGCCGAACGAGGCGGCCAGGCTCCGCCTCAAGAGGGACCTTATCGCCGACCCGCCCATGGCCGAGGCGTTCCTGGCCGTCCTCGACGGGAAGGCCATAGGCTTCGCCACCGTGTACTTCACCTACTCCACCTTCCTGGCCAAGCCCACCCTGTTCCTGGAGGACATCTTCGTGCTGGAAGAGCATCGGAAGAGGGGCATCGGTTCCAAGCTGTTCTCGTTCTGCGTGCAGGAAGCGAAGCGCCGCGGGTGCGGGCGGATGGAGTGGACCGCCCTGGACTGGAACGTCGGGGCGCACTCCTTCTACGAGAGGATGGGCGGAAAGAAGATCCCGTGGGTCACTTTCAGGCTCACGGAGAACGATTTCGGCGAGGCCGTCGAGCGGTCTCAATAG
- a CDS encoding potassium channel family protein has translation MQSRPHVLGGTYDYFRLFFRTAPWPSRAAVLTFFSIFVIVPLLGDPSRSSERVLEAISIFTILNLSFYLAAAALAAFNGKAPAEMRRTGRAVVFLIVAPITMFSLLTASIALFGNEVLPMVRMAISMVVVVPLLFVVSILIWSVVRKGTVQDDPRASLFLVFLTIFLTIYIFASIYYVQGFLRTSSGAPMGFDDAFYFSGLVFTTLGYSDVSPVGLGKWLVVFEAVSGFMVLGLLSAIFIQSVLASQQRAGRP, from the coding sequence ATGCAATCTCGGCCCCATGTCCTGGGCGGAACCTACGATTATTTCCGTCTCTTCTTCCGGACCGCTCCTTGGCCATCAAGAGCGGCCGTCCTCACGTTCTTCTCGATATTCGTCATCGTGCCGCTGCTGGGCGACCCCAGCAGATCCTCGGAAAGGGTCCTGGAAGCCATCTCCATATTCACCATCCTGAACCTTTCCTTCTATCTGGCCGCCGCGGCGCTGGCGGCGTTCAACGGGAAAGCGCCGGCGGAAATGCGGAGGACCGGGCGCGCAGTGGTCTTCCTGATCGTTGCCCCCATAACCATGTTCTCTCTCCTCACCGCATCGATCGCGCTGTTCGGGAACGAGGTCCTCCCAATGGTCAGGATGGCGATCTCGATGGTGGTCGTGGTCCCTCTGTTGTTCGTGGTCAGCATCCTGATATGGTCGGTCGTCAGGAAGGGCACCGTCCAGGATGATCCGCGCGCATCACTGTTCCTGGTGTTCCTGACCATCTTCCTGACGATCTACATCTTCGCCTCCATCTATTATGTTCAGGGCTTCCTTAGGACCAGTTCCGGTGCCCCCATGGGCTTTGACGATGCGTTCTACTTCAGCGGCCTGGTCTTCACCACGCTGGGATACTCCGACGTTTCCCCGGTGGGGTTGGGCAAATGGCTGGTAGTGTTCGAGGCCGTCTCTGGCTTCATGGTCCTGGGCCTGTTATCGGCGATCTTCATCCAGAGCGTACTGGCATCACAACAACGCGCCGGCCGCCCATAG
- a CDS encoding helix-turn-helix domain-containing protein translates to MRRVVLSYKMVNEHICSNFLPHLAKCGMDVNVLRCAPVGPRSGYSLVRVQGPHELCEAELANIQDRVGGWCSVELSKTAPGDYIAMVSNRDCAICHLFTSSQCFLESCSLKEDGTVTWSVVGPDSGSIGRLIGALRETGRNVIVHSTHERGSSSALTFRQKQALLLAFDMGFYDIPQRTTLDELATQVKCSKSTLNIVLRRAERKVLGDYLTRS, encoded by the coding sequence ATGAGACGCGTGGTTCTCTCGTACAAGATGGTCAATGAGCACATCTGCAGCAACTTCCTTCCTCATCTGGCCAAGTGCGGAATGGATGTGAACGTGTTGCGATGCGCTCCGGTGGGACCGCGCTCCGGCTACAGCCTGGTAAGGGTCCAGGGACCTCATGAACTGTGCGAGGCCGAGCTCGCCAACATCCAGGACCGGGTCGGGGGGTGGTGCTCGGTGGAGCTGTCCAAGACCGCGCCGGGGGACTATATCGCCATGGTCTCCAACCGCGACTGCGCCATCTGCCATCTGTTCACCAGCTCCCAATGCTTCCTGGAGTCCTGCAGCCTCAAGGAGGACGGCACGGTGACGTGGAGCGTGGTGGGGCCGGATAGCGGCTCCATCGGCCGGCTCATCGGAGCGCTCAGGGAGACCGGGAGGAACGTGATCGTTCACAGCACCCATGAGCGCGGCTCCAGCAGCGCCCTCACCTTCCGGCAGAAACAGGCGCTCCTCCTGGCCTTCGACATGGGTTTCTACGACATACCCCAGAGGACCACCCTGGACGAGCTGGCCACCCAGGTCAAATGCTCCAAGTCCACTCTCAATATCGTGCTGAGGCGGGCCGAGCGCAAGGTCCTGGGGGATTATCTCACTCGTTCCTAA
- a CDS encoding MtaA/CmuA family methyltransferase produces the protein MTTTVARPKDESGVTMRERMLRALACKENDRPPVAGMTTSGTVQLMDYANAAWPEVHTDAVKMSRLALAAYPYLGLESARVPYCLSYEAEALGCNVFLGTKNSTPMVKSHPYKDNFDADLVLPKRSEIPRIARNKVILDAARMMKEGAGDRPTIVGVTGPFTIAGHLVGTENLLLWVLTDPELVHKFVKFAATYEKEWLKIVDKLGVDIVQMSEPSASLDMISPESFREFALPYIQETFSGMEHTKKVLHICGNMVDGLENMIATGADGLSIEEKSDPYRSVKLVDSRAALIGNVGVVRPLLQGTPEQVREMALKSVDAGFNVISAGCGLSAMISRDNIAAMVDMVKNLPKKW, from the coding sequence ATGACAACGACAGTTGCAAGACCCAAAGACGAGAGCGGAGTGACGATGCGGGAACGCATGCTCCGTGCTCTGGCGTGCAAGGAGAACGACCGTCCCCCGGTGGCCGGGATGACCACGTCGGGGACCGTCCAGCTCATGGATTATGCCAATGCGGCGTGGCCAGAGGTTCATACCGACGCGGTGAAGATGTCCCGCCTGGCCCTGGCGGCATACCCCTACCTGGGCCTGGAGTCGGCCCGGGTGCCGTACTGCCTCAGCTACGAGGCCGAGGCCCTGGGGTGCAACGTTTTCCTGGGGACCAAGAACAGCACCCCCATGGTGAAATCGCACCCCTACAAGGACAATTTCGACGCGGACCTGGTGCTGCCGAAGCGGTCGGAGATACCCAGGATCGCCCGGAACAAGGTGATCCTGGACGCCGCCAGGATGATGAAGGAGGGAGCGGGGGACCGCCCCACTATCGTGGGAGTTACCGGCCCCTTCACCATCGCCGGGCACCTGGTGGGAACGGAGAACCTCCTGCTGTGGGTGCTCACCGACCCGGAGCTGGTGCACAAGTTCGTCAAGTTCGCGGCGACCTACGAGAAGGAATGGCTCAAGATCGTAGACAAGCTGGGGGTCGACATCGTCCAGATGAGCGAGCCCTCCGCCTCCTTGGACATGATCTCCCCGGAGTCGTTCCGGGAGTTCGCTCTGCCGTACATACAGGAGACGTTCAGCGGCATGGAGCACACCAAGAAGGTGCTGCACATCTGCGGCAACATGGTCGACGGGCTGGAGAACATGATCGCCACCGGCGCGGACGGGCTGTCCATCGAGGAGAAGAGCGACCCGTATCGATCGGTCAAGCTGGTGGACAGCCGGGCCGCCCTTATCGGGAACGTCGGAGTGGTCCGCCCCCTGCTGCAGGGAACCCCTGAACAGGTCCGGGAGATGGCCCTGAAGTCCGTGGACGCCGGCTTCAACGTCATCTCCGCCGGGTGCGGCCTGTCGGCCATGATCAGCCGGGACAACATCGCGGCCATGGTCGATATGGTGAAGAACCTGCCCAAGAAGTGGTAA
- a CDS encoding MFS transporter: MALEKSKVKKVLSYRWAVFGILAFAYFFVYFHRVSPAVVSTDLQGSFGVGAASIALLSSAYFYAYTIMQLPSGLLTDSWGPRKTVGVFTMVAAIGAIMTGIATTFVMVIAGRLLIGVGVAMVYIPIMKILATWYRKNEFASLSGILLAVGNIGALSAAGPLALMSDALGWQQVFIILGVISVVLAVVAWVITRDRPQDMGLPSIQEVEAEEKGEPIPEAKQVEKIPMVKALKMTFGAGMKFWPLAIWFFFMYGSIMVYQGLWAGPFFNDVLGWDKATYGMVLTFIGIGMIVGCPLAGFISDKVLKSRKKVLIIGTVVYTITWAVIWLTAGHITSTVAYMAINFVFGFFGGFFVVSYAQIKELFPIAIVGTTTAALNIFPFAGGAILQQISGLMLIDRTLGSYQTIWLFMFVCMLIATVAAFLSKEKERVPVTVPVDADKKGQASG, encoded by the coding sequence TTGGCATTGGAAAAAAGCAAGGTAAAGAAGGTCCTGAGCTACCGCTGGGCGGTGTTCGGGATACTGGCGTTCGCCTACTTCTTCGTGTACTTCCACCGGGTGTCCCCGGCGGTGGTATCGACAGATCTTCAGGGAAGCTTTGGGGTAGGCGCGGCGTCCATCGCCCTGTTGAGCTCGGCGTACTTCTACGCATATACTATAATGCAGCTCCCGTCTGGATTACTGACAGACAGCTGGGGGCCGCGGAAGACGGTAGGCGTCTTCACCATGGTCGCCGCGATCGGCGCCATAATGACCGGCATCGCCACCACCTTCGTGATGGTCATCGCCGGCAGGCTGCTGATCGGGGTGGGGGTGGCAATGGTGTACATCCCCATCATGAAGATCCTGGCCACCTGGTACCGCAAGAACGAGTTCGCGTCCCTCAGCGGCATATTGTTGGCCGTGGGCAACATCGGCGCCCTCAGCGCCGCCGGCCCCCTGGCCCTAATGTCGGATGCCCTGGGATGGCAGCAGGTGTTCATCATCCTGGGCGTGATCTCAGTGGTCCTCGCGGTAGTGGCCTGGGTGATCACCAGGGACCGCCCCCAGGACATGGGCCTTCCGTCCATCCAGGAGGTAGAGGCGGAAGAGAAGGGGGAGCCGATCCCCGAGGCAAAGCAGGTGGAGAAGATCCCTATGGTGAAGGCCCTCAAGATGACCTTCGGGGCAGGCATGAAATTCTGGCCCCTGGCGATCTGGTTCTTCTTCATGTACGGCAGCATCATGGTCTATCAGGGACTGTGGGCGGGGCCGTTCTTCAACGACGTGCTGGGATGGGACAAGGCCACCTACGGCATGGTGCTGACCTTCATCGGCATCGGCATGATCGTCGGGTGCCCTCTGGCTGGTTTCATATCTGACAAGGTCCTGAAGTCCCGCAAGAAGGTGCTGATCATCGGCACGGTGGTCTACACCATCACCTGGGCGGTCATCTGGCTCACTGCCGGGCACATCACCAGCACGGTGGCCTACATGGCCATCAACTTCGTGTTCGGCTTCTTCGGGGGCTTCTTCGTGGTAAGCTACGCCCAGATCAAGGAGCTGTTCCCCATAGCCATAGTGGGGACCACCACTGCCGCCCTGAACATATTCCCCTTCGCCGGCGGGGCCATCCTGCAGCAGATCTCGGGCCTGATGCTCATCGACCGCACCCTGGGGTCATACCAGACCATCTGGCTGTTCATGTTCGTGTGCATGCTTATCGCCACCGTGGCCGCCTTCCTGTCCAAGGAGAAGGAACGCGTTCCGGTGACGGTCCCCGTGGACGCGGACAAGAAGGGACAGGCCTCGGGCTGA